In Spartinivicinus poritis, the following proteins share a genomic window:
- a CDS encoding Lrp/AsnC family transcriptional regulator, translated as MNDLGLDQIDRRILNLLQQDSSISNVVLADQVGLSPPACLRRVNRLREIGVICAEVALLDPKKVGYQLNIIVEVELERDRPDLYDQFRRKVLDAQEVTQCYQVTGEVDFILIVVVPDMQAYEAFIQRVLYTETNMRKFRSLISLHRDKFETAVVV; from the coding sequence ATGAATGACTTGGGATTAGATCAAATTGATCGTCGAATTCTCAACTTGCTGCAGCAAGACAGTAGTATCAGTAATGTGGTCTTGGCGGATCAGGTAGGGTTATCACCACCAGCCTGTTTGAGGCGAGTGAATCGATTGCGAGAGATTGGCGTGATTTGTGCTGAGGTCGCCTTATTAGACCCAAAGAAGGTTGGCTATCAGCTGAATATTATTGTAGAAGTTGAACTTGAACGAGACCGACCGGATTTGTACGATCAATTCAGGCGCAAGGTGCTGGATGCCCAAGAAGTCACCCAATGCTATCAAGTGACAGGTGAAGTGGATTTTATCTTGATTGTTGTTGTACCTGATATGCAAGCCTATGAAGCCTTTATTCAGCGGGTACTGTATACCGAAACCAATATGCGGAAATTTCGTTCACTGATTTCATTGCACAGGGATAAGTTCGAAACGGCAGTTGTGGTTTGA
- a CDS encoding NUDIX hydrolase encodes MLRFDIGNNRFNFRSVAVVIHSDHILLHKAVADDFWTLPGGRVEFFETSENTVLRELEEELGVKSTVKRHLWYAENFFELSGKQFHEVANYFLVSLDEEPMINSELDFSSIEENVELIFRWVPKSKLSAYFLKPSFLITGLQDLPESTEYIKINELPT; translated from the coding sequence ATGCTACGCTTTGATATAGGTAATAATAGATTTAACTTTCGAAGTGTTGCCGTTGTAATTCATTCAGATCATATTTTATTACATAAAGCAGTTGCTGATGATTTTTGGACTTTGCCTGGCGGGCGGGTGGAATTTTTTGAAACGTCTGAAAACACAGTTCTTAGAGAGCTAGAAGAAGAGTTAGGTGTTAAATCAACAGTAAAGCGGCATTTGTGGTATGCGGAAAACTTCTTCGAGCTCAGTGGTAAGCAGTTTCACGAGGTAGCAAACTACTTTTTAGTATCACTCGATGAAGAGCCTATGATCAATTCAGAGCTTGATTTCAGTAGCATAGAAGAAAATGTTGAGTTGATTTTTCGTTGGGTTCCAAAATCAAAGCTCAGTGCGTATTTTTTAAAACCAAGCTTTCTGATAACAGGATTACAGGACCTCCCAGAGTCAACTGAGTATATTAAGATCAACGAATTACCCACATAA